The Pseudomonas cucumis sequence GTCAAGCGCATGCTCGGCCTGAATGAGCGGGTTTCTTCGGTCGACGTCTCGCTGGGTCCGGATTCGGATAAAACCCTGCTGGACACCCTGACCGACGACCGCCCGACCGATCCATGCGAACTGTTGCAGGACGACGACCTGTCCCAGAGCATCGATCAATGGCTCTCGGAGCTGACCGACAAGCAACGCGAGGTGGTCATTCGCCGCTTCGGCTTGCGAGGTCACGAGAGCAGTACGCTTGAAGATGTAGGCCTGGAAATCGGCCTGACCCGGGAGCGGGTCAGGCAAATCCAGGTTGAAGGTCTCAAGCGTCTTCGGGAGATTCTCGAGAAAAACGGCCTGTCGAGTGAGTCGCTGTTCCAATAAGCAATTCGCTCAACCGGTAACAAATAGCCCCACCTGGTTGGGGCTTTTTGTTGTCTGGAATAGGGGAAGGGAGTTGTCTGGGACATCACCTCAAGTTTGTAGTCTCGTTTTGTAAGTCTTTGCTTACTCTTTCGTAAGTGTTCGTTATTTTTAAACCCAAGCAGTTGTCTATTTGACCTGTTTCTTATGTGTATCTTGTTGATTTATATGATTATTTTTTTAGATTAACGGCATGTGACAGGCGATTTCAGCGACAGAGGCCGATTGCTCTTGGTAGGGAATTCTCTAGTATTTGAACTGTGTCGACGGATAGACACGCCCTTCAAGGAAGAGGGGAATGGACATCGCAGGAAGCGGTTCATCAGGACGATGAAAAGGAACACAAGGAATAGGGAAAAAATGTGGGCGGGTCAAACCGCCCCTTTTTTTGTCCGCAGAAAAGCAAAAAGGCCCGCAAGGGGCCTTTTCGAGAACGCGAGGGAAATCAGCGTTCGAGGTGTTCGATTTTGTTTGGCTTGCCATCCCATTCCGCGGAATCGGGCAATGGATCTTTGCGTTCAGTGATGTTCGGCCATACCTCGGCCAATTCCATGTTCAACTGAATGAAGTTTTCCATGCCGGCCGGTACTTCATCTTCGGAGAAGATGGCCACGGCAGGGCATTCTGGTTCGCACAGTGCGCAGTCGATGCACTCATCCGGGTGAATCACCAGGAAGTTCGGGCCTTCGTAAAAGCAGTCCACCGGACAGACTTCTACGCAGTCGGTGTACTTGCACTTGATGCAGTTGTCGGTGACGACGAAGGTCATTTCTAATTTTCTCCTCAGGCGGCGGCAGCGGAGCCCCTTCACGTTGGGGTCGCCAGGTTTGGGAGCGATAGTCTGCAGGTCAGGCTATTGGCCTGCAGCATCCCAAACCGCGCGAGATTCTAACAGCTTGCAGGCAAGTGCGTTAGATCCGTGTCTTTAGTGTATAGAGCATTTCGAGTGCACGACGCGGTGTCATGTGGTCCAGATCAAGTTTGGCCAGTTCATCCAGTACCGGATGCGGCAGGCTGGCGAACATGTCGCTCTGCTGCGGCGTAGCCGGTTTGCCTTTGGCCGGCTTCGGAGCTTCATGAGGCAGTGCTGTGGATTCCAGTCGGCTCAGATGTTCACGAGCCCGCACGATCACTTCGCTCGGCACACCGGCCAACTGCGCAACCGCCAGGCCATAGCTTTGGCTGGCGGGCCCGGGAAGTACGTGGTGCAGGAACACGATGCGTTCGTTGTGTTCGGTGGCATTGAGGTGCACGTTAGCCACCAGCGGCTGGGCTTCCGGCAGCACTGTCAGTTCGAAATAGTGGGTGGCGAACAGTGTATAGGCCCGCAGGTGCGCCAGCCGCTCGGCCGCGGCCCAGGCCAGGGACAGACCGTCGAAGGTGCTGGTGCCGCGACCGACTTCGTCCATCAGCACCAGGCTGCGTTCGGTGGCGTTGTGCAGAATGTTCGCGGTTTCGCTCATTTCGACCATGAAGGTCGAACGCCCGCCCGCCAAGTCATCGCTGGAACCGATCCGGGTGAAAATCCGGTCTACCAGGGACAATTCGCAACTCGCCGCCGGCACGAAACTGCCGATGTGCGCCAGCAGCACGATCAATGCGGTCTGACGCATGTAGGTGGATTTACCGCCCATGTTCGGGCCGGTGATCACCAGCATGCGGGTGTTGTCGTCAAGGCTCAGGTCGTTGGCCACGAACGGCGTGGTGAGGACTTGCTCGACCACCGGGTGACGACCCTGGGTGATGCGCATGCACGGCTCGCTGACGAAACGCGGGCAGTTCAGGTCCAGATTCAGTGCACGCTCGGCGAGGTTGCTCAGCACGTCCAGCTCGGCCAGTGCGGCGGCCGTATCCTGCAAGGGCGGCAACTGGGCGATCAGGTCTTCGAGCAGCGCTTCGTAGAGCATCTTCTCGCGAGCCAGGGCGCGGCTCTTGGCAGACAGCGCCTTGTCTTCGAACGCCTTCAATTCCGGTGTGATGAAGCGCTCGGCACCTTTGAGGGTCTGCCGGCGAATATAGTCCGCGGGCGCCGATTCGGCCTGCTTGCTTGGCAGCTCGATGAAGTACCCGTGAATCCGGTTGTAGCCGACCTTCAGGTGCGACAGGCCGGTGCGGGCTTTCTCGCGTGCTTCAAGATCGATCAGGAACTGCCCGGCGTTTTCGCTGAGCGATTGCAGTTCGTCGAGTTCGCTGTCGTAACCGGTTTTCAACACGCCGCCGTCACGAATGACGGCGGGCGGGTTGTCGATAATGGCTTTTTCCAGCAGGGCCGCCAGTTCCGGGTAGGTGCTGGTGGTGGTGGCCAGTTGAATGATGTGCGGGGCTTCAAGCTCGGCCATCGCGACCTGCAGCTCTGGCAGTGCACCGAGGGCATCGCGCAGACGCGCCAGGTCACGAGGACGGGCGTTACGCAGGCCGATGCGCGCCAGAATCCGCTCGATATC is a genomic window containing:
- the fdxA gene encoding ferredoxin FdxA, coding for MTFVVTDNCIKCKYTDCVEVCPVDCFYEGPNFLVIHPDECIDCALCEPECPAVAIFSEDEVPAGMENFIQLNMELAEVWPNITERKDPLPDSAEWDGKPNKIEHLER
- the mutS gene encoding DNA mismatch repair protein MutS, encoding MNKALSDLSSHTPMMQQYWRLKNQHPDQLMFYRMGDFYEIFYEDAKKAAKLLDITLTARGQSAGQAIPMCGIPYHAAEGYLAKLVKLGESVVICEQVGDPATSKGPVDRQVVRIITPGTVSDEALLDERRDNLIAAVLGDERMFGLAVLDITSGNFTVLEIKGWENLLAELERVNPVELMIPDDWPKDLPAEKRRGVRRRAPWDFERDSALKSLCQQFSTQDLKGFGCENLTLAIGAAGCLLSYAKETQRTALPHLRSLRHERLDDTVVLDGASRRNLELDTNLAGGRDNTLQSVVDRCQTAMGSRLLTRWLNRPLRDLTVLLARQSSITCLLDGYRFEKLQPQLKEIGDIERILARIGLRNARPRDLARLRDALGALPELQVAMAELEAPHIIQLATTTSTYPELAALLEKAIIDNPPAVIRDGGVLKTGYDSELDELQSLSENAGQFLIDLEAREKARTGLSHLKVGYNRIHGYFIELPSKQAESAPADYIRRQTLKGAERFITPELKAFEDKALSAKSRALAREKMLYEALLEDLIAQLPPLQDTAAALAELDVLSNLAERALNLDLNCPRFVSEPCMRITQGRHPVVEQVLTTPFVANDLSLDDNTRMLVITGPNMGGKSTYMRQTALIVLLAHIGSFVPAASCELSLVDRIFTRIGSSDDLAGGRSTFMVEMSETANILHNATERSLVLMDEVGRGTSTFDGLSLAWAAAERLAHLRAYTLFATHYFELTVLPEAQPLVANVHLNATEHNERIVFLHHVLPGPASQSYGLAVAQLAGVPSEVIVRAREHLSRLESTALPHEAPKPAKGKPATPQQSDMFASLPHPVLDELAKLDLDHMTPRRALEMLYTLKTRI